The window CTTTGATGATGTGCGCTGGAAAACGGCGCAGAACGAGACCGGCTATGTGCTGGACTCCGAGGAAGGCCCGTACAATTCCGGCACCATGATGGAAGGCGGCAATCTGGGACACCGCCCCGGCCCGAAGGGCGGCTATTTCCCGGTTCCGCCGGTCGATTCGGCGCAGGACATGCGCACCGAGATGCTGGCGGTCATGCGCGAGCTGGGCCTCGAGCCGGAAAAACATCACCACGAGGTCGCGCCGAGCCAGCACGAGCTGGGGATGAAATTCTCCACCCTGCTGAACATGGCCGACCGCATGCAGCTCTACAAATACATCGTCCACAATGTGGCCGCGTCCTACGGCAAAACGGCAACCTTCATGCCCAAGCCCGTCTATGCCGATAACGGTTCGGGCATGCACGTCCACCAGTCGATCTGGAAGGACGGCAAGCCGCTCTTTGCCGGCGACAAATATGCCGACCTGTCGGAGATGTGCCTTTATTATATCGGTGGCATCATCAAGCACGCGCGTGCCATCAACGCATTCTCCAACCCGACCACGAACTCCTACAAGCGTCTCGTGCCGGGTTATGAGGCCCCGGTCCTGCTCGCTTATTCGGCGCGTAACCGCTCGGCGTCCATCCGCATCCCGTATGTCGGCTCACCCAAGGGCAAGCGTATCGAAGCGCGCTTCCCCGATCCGGCCGGCAACCCGTACCTGACCTTCACCGCTCTTCTGATGGCCGGTCTTGATGGCATCGCCAACAAGATCCACCCCGGCGACGCGATGGACAAGGACCTCTACGACCTGCCGCCCGAAGAGCTGAAAGACATCCCGACGGTGAGCGGCAGCCTGCGCGAGGCGCTGGCCAATCTCGATGCCGACCGTGAGTTCCTCAAAAAGGGCGGCGTGATGGATGACGACCAGATCGACGCCTATATCGACCTGAAGATGGAAGAGGTCAGCCGGATCGAGCATCACCCTCACCCGGTCGAGTTCGAGCTCTACTACAAGGTCTGATCAGACCTGCCTTCCAGTGAAGCAGGCCCGCCGGTTATCCGGCGGGCCTTTTTCGTGACTGTTATGGAAAGATTACAAGCGCGTCTGAGTGGTCGACGGGCGCATAAGCATCGTCTAAGACTCTTTGCGGCTTACTGTGCCTGGCTCTCGCCGGGCCAGAGGGGAATGTCCGCCGGAGGGTCTATATGCGCCGTCGTCTTCTTACTGCTGCATCGCTTGTAGCGCTGTGCTCATCGCCAGTCTGGGCTGATGAGGAGATTAGCAGCGAACGCACCAGCCCGGTGCGGACATCCGATGCCGGTGACATCGTCATCACCTCCAGCGGACGCGTGACGCTGACCGGCAATAGCGGCCCTGCAGTCGTCATCGATTCTGATAACTCGGTGGAAACGCGCTCTGGCTCAAGCATCACCATTGCCGACCAAAGCAACGCAACGGGAATTTTTCTCGAAGGCGGCCGTACGGGCAGCCTGAGCCACGGTGGCGTTATTCAGCTTACTGACGAAAGTCTGTCGCTCAATACGGCGCTCAACGAACCGCTTGGTGCTCTCACCGAAGAAACCAACAAGACCGGCATTCTGGTAGGCGCCGCAGGCGAACCGGCATTTGTCGGCGATGTAACGGTCACGGGTGGCGTAGCCGTTGTCGGCCAGAACTCCTACGGAGTGCGCGTCGTTTCGGGCATTGATGGCAACCTTAATCTCGGCGGAACGATCAGCGTCACGGGCGAAAACAGCACTGTCGTTTCGGTCGAGGGTCCGGTCAGCGGCGACGTCGTTGTTCGTAACGTCTCGAACATCAATGCCACCGGAGCAGGCTCGACCGCCCTCGCAGTCAATGCAGACATCGGCGGCGGTGTTCGTATATCAGGCCCCTTACAGGCGAACGGTTACCGCATTTCCGACCGCACCTTGCGCGAAGTG is drawn from Glycocaulis alkaliphilus and contains these coding sequences:
- the glnA gene encoding type I glutamate--ammonia ligase gives rise to the protein MSDAILKKIKDENIEYVDLRFTDTRGKLQHVTFDKSMVDADFFEDGQMFDGSSINGWKAINESDMVLKPDTAGAFVDPFFQEPTLAVFCDIYDPITGEPYNRDPRTTAKKAETYMASAGIGDTAYFGPEAEFFVFDDVRWKTAQNETGYVLDSEEGPYNSGTMMEGGNLGHRPGPKGGYFPVPPVDSAQDMRTEMLAVMRELGLEPEKHHHEVAPSQHELGMKFSTLLNMADRMQLYKYIVHNVAASYGKTATFMPKPVYADNGSGMHVHQSIWKDGKPLFAGDKYADLSEMCLYYIGGIIKHARAINAFSNPTTNSYKRLVPGYEAPVLLAYSARNRSASIRIPYVGSPKGKRIEARFPDPAGNPYLTFTALLMAGLDGIANKIHPGDAMDKDLYDLPPEELKDIPTVSGSLREALANLDADREFLKKGGVMDDDQIDAYIDLKMEEVSRIEHHPHPVEFELYYKV